The DNA window ACTCACGGTCAACACAACCGTTTAAGAGCGCCAGGTTCTGTAGGAGCTTCTTCTTATCCATCTAGAGTATTCAAAGGAATGCGTATGGCTGGAAGAATGGGAGGAGACAATGTAAAAGTTCAAAACCTTAGAGTTTTAAAAGTAGTGGCTGATAAGAACCTACTTGTTATAAAAGGATGTATTCCTGGACATAACAACTCTTATGTAATCATTCAGAAGTAATGGAAGCAAAAGTATTAGATTTCAACGGAAAAGATACTGGGAGAAAAGTGCAACTTTCTGATTCAGTATTCGGTATAGAACCAAACAATCACGCAGTATATCTTGATGTTAAGCAATATCTTGCTAACCAACGTCAAGGAACGCACAAAGCTAAAGAAAGAGCTGAAGTAGCAGGAAGTACTCGTAAAATTAAAAAACAAAAAGGAACTGGTACTGCTCGTGCGGGTAGTGCAAAGAACCCATTGTTTAAAGGTGGTGGAACAGTTTTCGGACCTAGACCAAGAAGTTATTCATTCAAATTGAATAAAAACTTGAAGCGTTTGGCAAGAAAATCGGCTTTCTCAATTAAAGCGAAAGAAACAAACGTAATTGTTTTGGAAGACTTCAATTTTGAAACACCAAACACTAAAAATTTCACTAATGTTTTGAAAGCTTTAGGGTTGGATAATAAAAAATCTTTATTTGTGTTGGGCGAATCGAATAAAAATGTATATTTGTCGTCACGCAATTTAAAGGCGTCTAAAGTTATAACTAGTTCAGAATTAAGTACTTACGATATTCTTAACGCTAATAGTTTAGTTCTTTTAGAGGGTTCTTTAGAGGGAATTGAAGAAAATTTAAGTAAATAATAGGATATGAGCATCATAATTAAACCTATAGTAACAGAAAAAGTAACCAAAGAAAGTGAAGTTTTAAACCGCTTCGGATTCGTTGTTGACAAAAAAGCAAACAAAGTTCAAATTAAGAAAGCTGTTGAAGCTGCTTATGGAGTAACTATTGTAAGTGTTAACACGATGAACGTAAGACCGGATAGAACTACAAAATACACTAAAAGTGGTCTTATCAGTGGAAAGACAAATGCAATCAAAAAAGCAATTGTACAAGTACAAGAAGGAGAAACAATTGATTTTTACAACAATATCTAAGATAGAAAAATGTCAGTAAGAAAATTAAAACCTATTACCCCAGGTCAGCGATTTAGAGTTGTGAATGGTTATGACGCCATTACAACTGATAAGCCGGAACGCTCTTTGATAGCGCCGATAAAAAACTCTGGAGGTAGAAATAGTCAAGGAAAGATGACCATGCGTTATACGGGTGGTGGTCACAAGCAGAGATATCGTATTATTGATTTCAAACGTACAAAAGAAGGAATTCCGGCGACAGTGAAATCAATCGAATATGATCCAAATCGTACTGCGTTTATCGCATTATTAGCTTATGCTGATGGTGAGAAAACATACATTATTGCTCAAAACGGATTGAAAGTAGGTCAGAAATTAGTTTCTGGTCCAGAATCTCAACCTGAAATAGGTAATACATTGCCATTAAGCAGAATTCCATTAGGAACTGTAATTTCTTGTATCGAATTGAGACCAGGGCAAGGAGCTGTAATCGCTCGTTCAGCCGGTACATTCGCACAGTTAATGGCGAGAGACGGAAAATATGCAACAATCAAAATGCCATCTGGAGAAACAAGATTGATCTTGTTGACTTGTTCGGCTACCATTGGTGCTGTTTCTAATTCAGACCACCAATTAGTTGTATCTGGTAAAGCAGGTAGAACAAGATGGTTAGGAAGAAGACCTAGAACAAGACCAGTAGCAATGAACCCTGTCGATCACCCAATGGGTGGTGGTGAAGGACGTTCTTCTGGAGGACATCCAAGATCTAGAAACGGTATGCCTGCTAAAGGTTATAGAACACGTTCTAAGAAAAACCCGAGTAACAAGTATATTGTAGAACGTAGAAAGAAATAATAAGATATGGCACGTTCATTAAAAAAAGGACCTTTCGTTCATTATAAGTTAGAGAAAAAGGTTGAAGAAAACATTGAAAAAGGAAATAAAGGAGTGGTAAAGACTTGGTCGAGAGCTTCTATGATTACACCTGACTTTGTTGGACAAACAATCGCAGTTCATAACGGTCGTCAATTTGTACCAGTTTACGTAACAGAAAACATGGTAGGTCACAAATTAGGAGAGTTTTCACCAACTCGATCTTTTAGAGGTCATGCTGGAGCAAAAAATAAAGGTAAAAAATAAGAAGCAATGGGAGTTCGTAAAAGAGAAACAGCAGATGCAAGAAAAGAGGCTAACAAGTCATTGGCTTTTGCAAAATTGAATAACTGCCCTACTTCACCTAGAAAAATGCGCTTAGTAGCAGATCTAGTAAGAGGTCAGAAGGTAGAAAGAGCACTTAACATATTAAGATTCAGTTCTAAAGAAGCTTCAAGAAAATTAGAAAAATTATTATTATCTGCAATCAATAACTGGGAGCAAAAAAATAATGATGCTAATCTTGAAGAGGCTGGATTATTTGTTAAAGAAATCCGTGTTGATGGTGGAATGATGTTAAAAAGACTTCGTCCAGCACCACAAGGAAGAGCACACAGAATAAGAAAACGTTCCAACCACGTAACAATCGTGTTGGGAGCAATTAATAATAACACACAAGCAATTTAATAAAGATGGGACAAAAGACAAATCCAATTGGAAATAGACTTGGTATCATCAGAGGATGGGACTCTAACTGGTATGGTGGAAATGACTACGGTGATAAATTGGCCGAAGATTATAAAATCAGAAAGTATATCCATGCTCGTTTATCAAAAGCTAGTGTATCAAAAGTAATCATCGAGAGAACTTTAAAACTTGTAACCGTTACTATCACTACTGCTAGACCTGGTATTATTATCGGAAAAGGTGGCCAAGAGGTAGACAAGTTGAAAGAAGAACTTAAGAAAGTTACTGACAAAGAGGTTCAAATCAACATCTTTGAAATAAAAAGACCTGAACTTGACGCGTATCTAGTTGCTACAAGCATCTGTCGTCAAATCGAAAGCCGTATTTCTTACAGACGTGCAATCAAAATGGCTATTGCTGCTACAATGCGTATGAACGCGGAAGGTATCAAAGTTTTGATTTCTGGTCGTTTGAATGGTGCTGAGATGGCCCGTTCAGAAGGTTTCAAAGAAGGAAGAATTCCTCTATCAACTTTCAGAGCCGACATCGATTATGCTCTAGCTGAAGCTCATACTACTTATGGTAGAATGGGGATCAAAGTGTGGATCATGAAAGGTGAAGTTTATGGAAAGAGAGATCTTTCTCCACTTGCAGGAATGGATAAAAAACAATCTGGAACTGGTGGTGGTAAAGGTGGCGATTCTCCGAGAGGAGACAGAAAACCTTTTAATAAAGGTGGAAAACCAGACGCTCGTAAGAGAAAGTAAATTTTTAAATTAAAGAAAAATGTTACAGCCTAAAAGAACAAAATACCGTAAGGTACAAAAGGGTAAAATGAAAGGAAACTCTCAAAGAGGGCACGAACTTTCTAATGGAATGTTTGGTATTAAATCTGTTCATGAAGATGGAATGTTCTTAACCTCACGTCAAATCGAAGCGGCACGTATCGCTGCTACTCGATATATGAAAAGAGAAGGACAATTATGGATTAAAATATTTCCAGACAAACCTATCACAAAGAAACCTCTTGAGGTACGTATGGGTAAAGGTAAAGGTGCAGTCGAATATTGGGCGGCCGTTGTTAGACCCGGAAGAATTATGTTTGAAGTTGGTGGAGTTCCTTTGTCTGTTGCAAAAGAGGCCTTGCGTCTTGCAGCTCAAAAACTTCCAGTGAAAACTAAATTCATCGTTGCTAGAGATTTCGAAGCATAATTAATCATTTATTATGAAACAATCAGAAATAAAAAATCTTTCTGCAGCAGAGTTGCAAGAAAAATTGAAGCAAACTAAGAAGGTATATGCCGACTTAAAAATGGCACACGCTATTTCTCCAATTGAAAATCCGTTACAAATTCGTAGCGTGAGAAGAACAGTGGCCAGATTAGCTACAGAACTTACTAAAAGAGAATTACAATAATTCTAACGATGGAAGAAAAAAGAAATTTAAGAAAAGAGAGAATTGGGGTTGTTACTTCAGATAAAATGGATAAATCCATTGTTGTTGCACAAGTAACAAGAGTAAAACACCCATTATACGGTAAGTTCGTGTTGAAAACTAAAAAGTTTCATGCCCACGACGAAAATAACGACTGTAACATAGGAGATACTGTAAGAATTAGCGAAACGCGTCCTTTAAGTAAAACCAAATGTTGGAGGTTAGTTGAAATCATTGAAAGAGCTAAATAATTATGGTACAACAAGAATCAAGACTAAAAGTAGCAGATAATACGGGAGCAAAAGAAGTTTTAACTATCCGTGTTTTAGGAGGTACCAAAAGAAGGTATGCCTCTGTTGGTGACAAGATTGTAGTATCTATTAAGGATGCGACTCCAAACGGAAACGTTAAAAAAGGAGCTGTTTCGACTGCAGTTGTAGTACGTACCAAAAAAGAAGTGAGAAGAGCCGATGGTTCTTATATCCGTTTCGATGACAATGCTTGTGTTCTTTTGAACGCTGCAGGAGAAATGAGAGGAACACGTGTTTTTGGTCCAGTAGCAAGAGAACTTCGTGAAAAACAATTCATGAAAATTGTATCATTAGCACCTGAAGTGCTTTAATTATTTTAAGATGATAAAGCTAAAAATAAAATCAGGAGACATCGTAAGAGTAATTGCTGGAGACCATAAAGGTGAAGAAGGTAAAGTATTACGTGTGTACAAAGAGAAAAATAAAGCGATTGTTGAAGGTGTAAACATGGTATCGAAACATACGAAACCAAGTGCAAAAAGCCCTCAAGGTGGTATTGTAAAAAAAGAAGCTTCTATACAAATATCTAACATAGCTCTAATTGATCCTAAAACTAAGGAAACAACAAGAGTAGGTATCAGAGTAGAAGGAGATAAGAAAGTGAGATTTTCAAAAAAATCTAATCAAGTACTATAGTAATGGCATATATACCTAGACTAAAAGAAGAGTATAAGAACAGAGTAATCTCTGCTCTTAAAGAGGAATTCGGATACACAAACGTAATGCAAGTTCCAAAATTGGAAAAAATCGTTTTGAGTAAAGGAGTTGGTGCAGCTGTATCTGACAAAAAACTAATTGACTATGCAGTCGATGAGTTAACAAAGATCACTGGACAGAAAGCAGTATCTACCATTTCAAAGAAAGACGTTGCGTCATTCAAATTGAGAAAAGGGATGCCAATCGGTGCAAAAGTTACTTTGCGTGGAGAAAGAATGTATGAGTTTTTAGATAGACTTGTAACTTCAGCTTTACCACGTGTTAGAGATTTCAGTGGAATTAAAGCTACTGGTTTTGACGGAAGAGGAAATTACAATCTTGGTGTTTTAGAGCAAATCATTTTCCCTGAAATTGATATTGACAAAGTAAATAAAATATCTGGAATGGACATTACTTTTGTAACTTCTGCGGCTACAGACAAAGAAGCAAAATCGTTATTGGCTGAATTAGGTTTACCTTTTAAAAAGAATTAAGACATGGCTAAAGAATCAATGAAAGCCCGCGAGGTGAAGAGAGAAAAAACGGTAGCAAAATATGCTGAGAAAAGAAAAGCTTTGAAAGAAGCTGGAGATTCAGTAGGTTTGCAAAAATTACCAAAAAATGCTTCACCAATACGTTTGCACAATCGGTGCAAATTGACAGGTAGACCAAGAGGATATATTCGTCAATTTGGTATTTCACGTGTAACATTCCGTGAAATGGCTAACAACGGATTAATTCCAGGAGTTAAAAAGGCTTCTTGGTAATCAAACATTTATAAACTGGTTTCAGGTTCGATAGAATAGTTCTTTCGAAAACCGTTACCGCAAATCAATACATATGTATACAGATCCTATTGCAGATTATTTGACGAGAGTTAGAAACGCTGTGGCTGCAAACCACAAAGTTGTCGAAATTCCAGCATCTAATCTAAAAAAAGAAATAACTAAGATCTTATTTGATCAAGGATATATCTTAAGTTACAAATTTGAGAACAACACCGTACAGGGTTCAATCAAAATCGCTTTGAAGTATGATAAAGATACTAAAGAGTCAGTAATCAAAGATATCCAAAGAATTAGTAAACCAGGTTTACGTAAATATTCAGGTTCTTCAAGCATCCCAAGAATCCTTAACGGGTTAGGAATTGCAATTGTATCCACTTCAAAAGGTCTTATGACTGGGAAACAAGCCAAGCAATTGAATGTAGGTGGTGAAGTAATTTGTTACGTATACTAATTAAAAGACTTATAAGAGATGTCAAGAATAGGTAAAAATCCCGTTGTAGTCCCTGCCGGAGTAACTGTTGAAGTTGCTAATGGTATTATTACAGTAAAAGGAAAAAATGGTCAACTTACACAGGAATACTCAGATGTGACTGTAACAGTTGAAGGAGATCAAGTTCAAGTGGACAGATCATCTGATCACAAAGACCAAAGAGCAAAACACGGTTTGTACAGATCTTTAATCAATAATATGATTATCGGTGTAACAGATGGGTTTACTAAAGAGTTGGAATTGGTAGGAGTAGGTTATAGAGCTTCAAACCAAGGACAAAAATTAGATTTGGCTCTTGGATTTTCTCACAATATTGTTTTAGAAATAGCTCCAGAAGTAAAAGTGGAGACTGTATCTGAAAAAGGTAAAAATCCAATTGTGAAGTTAACATCATTTGACAAACAACTTTTAGGTCAGGTTGCTGCGAAAATCAGAGGTTTCCGCAAACCAGAGCCATACAAAGGAAAAGGTGTTAAATTCGTAGGTGAAGTATTAAGAAGAAAAGCAGGTAAATCAGCGTAAAAAATAATATTATGTCATTATCAAAACCTGAAAGAAGACAGAGAATCAGATTCAGAATTAGAAAAACAGTTAGTGGTACAGCTACTAACCCAAGACTTTCTGTATTTAGAAGTAACAAAGAAATTTATGCTCAACTTATTGATGACGTAAACGGAGTTACTTTATTAGCTGCTTCTTCAAGAGAAAAAGAAATAGAAAAAGGTACTAACGTAGAAGTGGCAACAGCAGTTGGAAAACTAGTTGCAGAGAAAGCGTTAAAAGCTGGGATAGAAACAGTAACTTTCGACAGAGGAGGTTATTTATATCACGGTCGTATTAAATCATTAGCGGAAGGCGCGAGAGCGGCTGGACTTAAATTCTAA is part of the Flavobacterium nackdongense genome and encodes:
- the rplW gene encoding 50S ribosomal protein L23, yielding MSIIIKPIVTEKVTKESEVLNRFGFVVDKKANKVQIKKAVEAAYGVTIVSVNTMNVRPDRTTKYTKSGLISGKTNAIKKAIVQVQEGETIDFYNNI
- the rpmC gene encoding 50S ribosomal protein L29, whose product is MKQSEIKNLSAAELQEKLKQTKKVYADLKMAHAISPIENPLQIRSVRRTVARLATELTKRELQ
- the rplD gene encoding 50S ribosomal protein L4, coding for MEAKVLDFNGKDTGRKVQLSDSVFGIEPNNHAVYLDVKQYLANQRQGTHKAKERAEVAGSTRKIKKQKGTGTARAGSAKNPLFKGGGTVFGPRPRSYSFKLNKNLKRLARKSAFSIKAKETNVIVLEDFNFETPNTKNFTNVLKALGLDNKKSLFVLGESNKNVYLSSRNLKASKVITSSELSTYDILNANSLVLLEGSLEGIEENLSK
- the rpsC gene encoding 30S ribosomal protein S3, with the translated sequence MGQKTNPIGNRLGIIRGWDSNWYGGNDYGDKLAEDYKIRKYIHARLSKASVSKVIIERTLKLVTVTITTARPGIIIGKGGQEVDKLKEELKKVTDKEVQINIFEIKRPELDAYLVATSICRQIESRISYRRAIKMAIAATMRMNAEGIKVLISGRLNGAEMARSEGFKEGRIPLSTFRADIDYALAEAHTTYGRMGIKVWIMKGEVYGKRDLSPLAGMDKKQSGTGGGKGGDSPRGDRKPFNKGGKPDARKRK
- the rplX gene encoding 50S ribosomal protein L24; its protein translation is MIKLKIKSGDIVRVIAGDHKGEEGKVLRVYKEKNKAIVEGVNMVSKHTKPSAKSPQGGIVKKEASIQISNIALIDPKTKETTRVGIRVEGDKKVRFSKKSNQVL
- the rpsQ gene encoding 30S ribosomal protein S17, coding for MEEKRNLRKERIGVVTSDKMDKSIVVAQVTRVKHPLYGKFVLKTKKFHAHDENNDCNIGDTVRISETRPLSKTKCWRLVEIIERAK
- the rplF gene encoding 50S ribosomal protein L6, producing MSRIGKNPVVVPAGVTVEVANGIITVKGKNGQLTQEYSDVTVTVEGDQVQVDRSSDHKDQRAKHGLYRSLINNMIIGVTDGFTKELELVGVGYRASNQGQKLDLALGFSHNIVLEIAPEVKVETVSEKGKNPIVKLTSFDKQLLGQVAAKIRGFRKPEPYKGKGVKFVGEVLRRKAGKSA
- the rplE gene encoding 50S ribosomal protein L5, whose translation is MAYIPRLKEEYKNRVISALKEEFGYTNVMQVPKLEKIVLSKGVGAAVSDKKLIDYAVDELTKITGQKAVSTISKKDVASFKLRKGMPIGAKVTLRGERMYEFLDRLVTSALPRVRDFSGIKATGFDGRGNYNLGVLEQIIFPEIDIDKVNKISGMDITFVTSAATDKEAKSLLAELGLPFKKN
- the rpsH gene encoding 30S ribosomal protein S8 translates to MYTDPIADYLTRVRNAVAANHKVVEIPASNLKKEITKILFDQGYILSYKFENNTVQGSIKIALKYDKDTKESVIKDIQRISKPGLRKYSGSSSIPRILNGLGIAIVSTSKGLMTGKQAKQLNVGGEVICYVY
- the rplV gene encoding 50S ribosomal protein L22, with the translated sequence MGVRKRETADARKEANKSLAFAKLNNCPTSPRKMRLVADLVRGQKVERALNILRFSSKEASRKLEKLLLSAINNWEQKNNDANLEEAGLFVKEIRVDGGMMLKRLRPAPQGRAHRIRKRSNHVTIVLGAINNNTQAI
- the rplB gene encoding 50S ribosomal protein L2, which gives rise to MSVRKLKPITPGQRFRVVNGYDAITTDKPERSLIAPIKNSGGRNSQGKMTMRYTGGGHKQRYRIIDFKRTKEGIPATVKSIEYDPNRTAFIALLAYADGEKTYIIAQNGLKVGQKLVSGPESQPEIGNTLPLSRIPLGTVISCIELRPGQGAVIARSAGTFAQLMARDGKYATIKMPSGETRLILLTCSATIGAVSNSDHQLVVSGKAGRTRWLGRRPRTRPVAMNPVDHPMGGGEGRSSGGHPRSRNGMPAKGYRTRSKKNPSNKYIVERRKK
- the rplP gene encoding 50S ribosomal protein L16 — encoded protein: MLQPKRTKYRKVQKGKMKGNSQRGHELSNGMFGIKSVHEDGMFLTSRQIEAARIAATRYMKREGQLWIKIFPDKPITKKPLEVRMGKGKGAVEYWAAVVRPGRIMFEVGGVPLSVAKEALRLAAQKLPVKTKFIVARDFEA
- the rplR gene encoding 50S ribosomal protein L18; protein product: MSLSKPERRQRIRFRIRKTVSGTATNPRLSVFRSNKEIYAQLIDDVNGVTLLAASSREKEIEKGTNVEVATAVGKLVAEKALKAGIETVTFDRGGYLYHGRIKSLAEGARAAGLKF
- the rplN gene encoding 50S ribosomal protein L14 — protein: MVQQESRLKVADNTGAKEVLTIRVLGGTKRRYASVGDKIVVSIKDATPNGNVKKGAVSTAVVVRTKKEVRRADGSYIRFDDNACVLLNAAGEMRGTRVFGPVARELREKQFMKIVSLAPEVL
- the rpsN gene encoding 30S ribosomal protein S14, whose protein sequence is MAKESMKAREVKREKTVAKYAEKRKALKEAGDSVGLQKLPKNASPIRLHNRCKLTGRPRGYIRQFGISRVTFREMANNGLIPGVKKASW
- the rpsS gene encoding 30S ribosomal protein S19, whose translation is MARSLKKGPFVHYKLEKKVEENIEKGNKGVVKTWSRASMITPDFVGQTIAVHNGRQFVPVYVTENMVGHKLGEFSPTRSFRGHAGAKNKGKK